One Parasphingorhabdus cellanae genomic region harbors:
- a CDS encoding TonB-dependent receptor produces MVRQSKRLVFTSSIALGAFICSQPAFSQTQEGNDEETSGIKTIIVTAQKVEEDLQDVPISTTVVSGEQLQDRQIDSFEQLQYVAPGVTFSGGINARQSALTVRGVGVGVFNIGVEASVALSIDGVTIGRTGAGIFDFSDVERVEVLRGPQGTLFGKNASGGVLSVITKGPTNDLTAEMNVAYGSFDEVNLSGAISGPVTDGITARISGYRNTRDGYIENINPDAPQSDLADRNEYGFRAKVNFEISDTVDFLLNVDHSRRDNTPGGLTYRQLSPDLPGTGLLPQLGPGAFNAIGLESLRAGIVPGPKNRQIASDGNWVAESEVTGISAELTASLGEHDFVSLTAWRDWDTFSEEDADLIPQPFLLINSGAQQQSQFSQEFRLSSPRDRKLTYTLGAYYFSQQIDQFNRQVGTAGLNLRSLAPGILPPILPPFALTGTDFASDFEEQNYAIFGQGEYAVTPQFSLIGGVRFLRSELEASQLLSQTPTSVSPFIIGPFLLRVLDGNRATVENDDNAITWRAGAKYDFTDDFNIFATVTQGYKSAALVTGEEFTEVGLPIARPEKPLQFEVGLRYRSVNNRLQAGITGYYTEIEDLQAQSLVRGPDGTLVVSLSNAAKAVSKGIEADLTIVPVDGLTLSGAVSYNDAKYKSFEQAPCYSLQTEAQGCVQVRIDPDDPDNLATTEAQDLSGARLANAPEWTLNGFARYDFRINDAVNAYIQGGFQYRDDSLSLVSNDPQSRIDAYTLVDAQIGVTFWDGKATMSLFGRNLTNQNFVAAIVPMPFDEGGYAQFRTFEAQRTWGARLSFRY; encoded by the coding sequence ATGGTTCGTCAGAGCAAAAGGCTGGTATTCACGTCATCGATCGCATTGGGGGCTTTCATTTGTTCTCAACCGGCGTTTTCGCAAACGCAGGAGGGTAACGATGAAGAGACCTCTGGCATCAAAACGATTATCGTAACCGCTCAGAAGGTCGAAGAGGATCTTCAGGACGTGCCGATTTCCACAACTGTGGTTTCTGGCGAGCAATTGCAGGATCGCCAGATCGATAGTTTTGAACAACTGCAATATGTCGCACCCGGCGTGACATTTAGCGGTGGGATCAACGCACGTCAGTCTGCGTTGACTGTTCGCGGTGTCGGCGTTGGCGTATTCAATATTGGCGTCGAAGCAAGCGTAGCGCTGTCAATCGACGGTGTTACGATTGGACGGACAGGCGCAGGAATTTTCGACTTTTCCGACGTCGAGCGTGTGGAGGTTTTGCGCGGGCCGCAAGGAACCTTGTTCGGCAAAAATGCTTCAGGTGGGGTTCTTTCGGTAATCACCAAAGGCCCGACAAATGACCTTACGGCGGAAATGAATGTCGCTTACGGCTCTTTCGACGAGGTCAATCTCTCCGGCGCGATATCTGGACCAGTTACCGATGGGATTACCGCCCGGATATCCGGATATCGCAACACGCGCGATGGCTATATTGAAAATATAAACCCTGATGCACCGCAAAGCGATCTGGCGGATCGCAACGAATATGGATTCCGCGCAAAAGTGAATTTCGAAATCAGCGATACGGTGGATTTTTTGTTGAACGTCGATCATTCGCGTCGGGACAATACCCCCGGCGGGCTAACATACCGGCAATTATCTCCTGATCTACCAGGTACTGGGTTATTGCCACAATTGGGGCCTGGGGCGTTTAATGCAATTGGTCTGGAATCGTTGAGAGCTGGCATCGTGCCGGGGCCAAAAAACAGGCAGATTGCTTCCGATGGTAATTGGGTGGCAGAAAGTGAAGTTACCGGTATTTCTGCTGAACTCACAGCATCACTGGGGGAGCATGATTTTGTTTCGCTAACGGCTTGGCGCGATTGGGATACATTTTCTGAGGAAGATGCAGATCTTATCCCGCAGCCGTTCCTATTGATCAACTCGGGCGCGCAACAGCAGTCGCAATTCAGTCAGGAATTTCGATTGTCCTCACCCCGGGACCGCAAGCTGACCTATACGCTGGGCGCCTATTATTTCTCGCAGCAAATCGACCAATTTAATCGGCAGGTGGGTACAGCGGGCCTTAATCTCCGTTCGCTGGCTCCCGGGATATTGCCGCCAATCCTGCCCCCGTTTGCCTTGACCGGAACAGATTTTGCATCCGATTTTGAGGAGCAAAATTACGCGATCTTTGGCCAAGGGGAATATGCAGTAACGCCGCAGTTTTCGTTAATCGGCGGGGTGCGTTTTTTGCGCTCAGAGCTTGAGGCGAGCCAGCTTCTATCGCAAACTCCAACATCGGTTTCACCCTTCATTATTGGGCCGTTTCTGCTTCGGGTTCTTGACGGGAATCGGGCAACCGTTGAAAATGATGACAACGCGATCACGTGGCGGGCGGGTGCAAAATACGACTTTACCGATGATTTCAATATATTCGCCACGGTAACACAGGGCTATAAATCTGCAGCACTGGTCACCGGTGAGGAATTTACTGAAGTCGGATTACCGATTGCCCGACCGGAAAAGCCGCTCCAATTTGAAGTCGGTCTTCGGTATCGCAGCGTCAATAATCGTTTGCAGGCTGGTATCACCGGATATTATACGGAAATTGAAGATTTGCAGGCGCAATCTCTTGTTCGCGGTCCTGACGGTACGTTGGTTGTTTCCCTTTCTAATGCCGCCAAGGCTGTATCGAAAGGCATCGAAGCTGATCTGACGATCGTGCCTGTGGATGGACTAACGCTCTCTGGCGCTGTGTCTTACAACGACGCCAAATATAAGAGCTTCGAGCAGGCACCATGCTATAGTCTGCAAACAGAGGCACAAGGATGTGTGCAGGTCAGGATTGATCCAGACGATCCTGATAATCTTGCCACCACTGAAGCGCAGGACCTGTCTGGCGCGCGGCTGGCCAACGCGCCGGAATGGACGCTTAACGGTTTTGCGCGTTATGATTTTCGGATCAACGATGCCGTTAATGCCTACATTCAAGGCGGCTTTCAATATCGTGATGACAGTTTAAGCCTGGTGTCCAATGACCCGCAAAGCCGGATCGATGCCTATACTTTAGTTGATGCACAAATTGGCGTGACATTCTGGGATGGCAAGGCAACAATGTCGCTTTTCGGGCGCAACCTCACGAACCAGAATTTCGTTGCTGCCATCGTGCCTATGCCGTTTGATGAAGGTGGCTATGCGCAATTCCGTACATTTGAAGCGCAGCGGACATGGGGCGCGCGGCTGAGCTTTCGATATTAG
- a CDS encoding carboxylesterase/lipase family protein, with product MRIAAAITLCLGLAACGNPSEAATEPKPDVGTQLTLNQGSLIGFKAENGAHVWLGIPFAESTAGQNRWRAPRPVSAWDGIRPATTFAPSCPQFSREESDAGELIGSEDCLYLNVYAPPDAQGRDLPVMIWIHGGANVWGAASERDGSKLAVDQNVILVTVQYRLGPLGFFAHEALRDTADKPLDRAANFALLDLIASLKWVGREIATFGGNPDNVTIFGESAGGQNIAALIGSPLAKGLFHKAIMQSGGFDSASLDQAEFANSDFYNPSSVVIDKLGYRDFGSKETAKALRKTSLADLFATYATKAEAAKPRLRYNDGTPEFPNIPAVISDGVTLPKAPLRSLLSDQETFNSVPMIMGTTRDELKALFQADPKLVKKRLGLFPAARNQRRYDLISEYTSRLWRIHAVDQPAAIISRAGHNEIWAYRFDWDESGSVGMTDLAKLLGASHGFEAPFIFGTFDVFTDNSKYLFPPKNAESRNALSATMMEYWASFARGGQPLAQTGPEWPRYTENESQPKIMRFDSEEDKGISVLTGADSMDKWISDLQNDQKVSRADRCAILDVLTTYRDGNVIPPPARVQIDALRKSRCTAGQQ from the coding sequence GTGCGCATTGCTGCAGCAATTACCCTATGCCTTGGCCTGGCAGCCTGCGGAAATCCGTCTGAGGCTGCCACAGAGCCTAAGCCAGATGTGGGCACCCAACTGACCCTAAATCAAGGATCGTTAATTGGCTTCAAGGCAGAAAATGGCGCGCATGTCTGGCTTGGCATTCCGTTTGCCGAATCGACTGCAGGTCAAAATCGTTGGCGCGCACCGCGCCCCGTTTCCGCGTGGGATGGCATCAGGCCCGCAACCACATTCGCCCCATCCTGCCCCCAATTTTCGCGGGAAGAATCCGATGCTGGAGAACTGATCGGGTCGGAAGACTGCCTGTATTTGAATGTCTATGCACCACCAGATGCGCAAGGCCGCGACCTTCCAGTCATGATTTGGATCCACGGCGGGGCCAATGTCTGGGGAGCTGCCAGTGAGCGCGATGGATCGAAACTGGCCGTCGACCAGAATGTAATTCTGGTCACTGTTCAGTATCGGCTCGGACCGCTCGGTTTTTTTGCGCATGAAGCGCTACGTGATACGGCTGACAAGCCGCTTGACCGGGCGGCGAACTTTGCCCTTCTAGATCTGATCGCCAGCCTGAAATGGGTTGGTAGAGAAATAGCGACATTTGGTGGCAATCCAGACAATGTCACGATTTTCGGCGAGAGCGCCGGTGGTCAGAATATTGCCGCTCTAATTGGCTCTCCATTGGCGAAAGGGTTGTTTCACAAGGCCATCATGCAATCAGGAGGCTTTGATAGCGCTTCCCTGGACCAGGCTGAATTTGCAAATAGTGACTTCTACAATCCATCGTCGGTGGTGATAGACAAGCTGGGGTACCGGGATTTTGGCAGCAAAGAGACTGCCAAGGCGCTCAGAAAAACGTCCTTGGCTGATTTATTCGCTACCTATGCAACCAAAGCAGAAGCGGCAAAGCCGCGCCTCCGATATAATGATGGGACTCCGGAATTTCCTAATATCCCGGCTGTTATTTCTGATGGTGTAACCCTGCCCAAAGCTCCGCTTCGATCGCTGCTGTCTGATCAGGAGACATTTAACAGCGTGCCAATGATCATGGGCACCACCAGAGATGAGCTTAAAGCACTTTTTCAGGCTGATCCAAAACTTGTTAAGAAACGGCTTGGGCTTTTTCCTGCTGCGCGAAACCAGCGTCGCTATGATTTGATATCGGAATATACCAGCCGTTTGTGGAGGATCCATGCTGTAGATCAGCCGGCAGCCATCATATCTCGCGCAGGCCATAATGAAATATGGGCTTATCGGTTCGACTGGGATGAGAGCGGATCAGTCGGAATGACCGATCTCGCCAAGTTACTCGGCGCTTCACACGGTTTCGAGGCCCCGTTTATTTTTGGTACATTCGACGTTTTCACCGACAATTCAAAATATCTCTTCCCTCCGAAAAATGCCGAAAGCCGTAACGCTTTAAGTGCGACAATGATGGAATATTGGGCATCCTTTGCGCGTGGCGGGCAACCCCTGGCCCAAACAGGGCCAGAATGGCCGCGCTATACGGAGAATGAATCTCAGCCTAAAATCATGCGCTTTGACAGCGAAGAAGACAAAGGCATATCCGTCCTGACCGGCGCTGACTCCATGGATAAATGGATTAGCGATCTGCAAAATGATCAGAAGGTATCCCGAGCTGACAGATGTGCGATCCTTGATGTTCTGACGACATATCGGGACGGGAACGTAATTCCACCGCCCGCCCGTGTCCAGATAGATGCACTACGGAAATCGAGGTGCACGGCCGGACAACAATAG
- a CDS encoding MFS transporter codes for MTEKIDNNRADPNATSTTLGSRIAFGFGDFGVSIGWNVTNLFVLYYYTEAVGLPNTVAGTIIMGAMIWDAITDPAIGILASWTRTRWGRYRPYMLFGCVPLALSLALMFYHPDLEGTELIVFVAATHLLFRTCYTVVAIPYQALIARLSKNADERSSLAVWRLLFATLSGALIGGLTLDLSKALGDGDLAAGFGQTAVLYAVVSVIAILICFAVTRERESEEEQNEPLPSLRDIFHMLSKNSAFWLLFTIIFIGGSAGTIAGKSGLYFLKYNLDGEHLMGLFVGSYALIIGLAVPFWSWVSKLRGKKFVLLTAFVITILVNIALYTLIDFGPAVVLPFMVLGAVGVGAVYLAISSAMPDTVEYGEWKTGVRAEGVIYGLMAFGQKMSLGIATGILGVGLDLIGYRANEVQTAEAEQGLRYLVSLVPMGFYIICLFLASRFDLNQDKHAKIVREIADRKRPSGAGPTSDG; via the coding sequence ATGACGGAAAAAATTGATAACAACCGCGCTGATCCCAATGCGACCAGCACGACTCTGGGCTCGCGGATTGCGTTTGGTTTTGGCGACTTCGGTGTGTCAATTGGTTGGAACGTCACCAATCTTTTTGTCCTATATTATTATACCGAAGCGGTCGGACTGCCAAACACAGTGGCTGGGACCATTATCATGGGGGCAATGATATGGGATGCGATTACCGATCCGGCCATTGGTATATTGGCCAGTTGGACCAGGACACGCTGGGGCCGCTATCGTCCCTATATGCTGTTTGGTTGCGTGCCGCTGGCTCTGTCTTTGGCGCTGATGTTTTATCACCCGGATCTGGAGGGGACGGAGCTGATCGTATTTGTCGCCGCCACCCATTTATTGTTCCGCACTTGTTACACCGTAGTTGCCATTCCTTATCAAGCGCTGATCGCGCGGCTGAGTAAAAATGCGGATGAGCGCAGCTCGCTTGCCGTATGGCGTTTGTTATTTGCCACGCTTTCCGGTGCATTGATCGGCGGCCTGACGCTGGACCTGTCCAAAGCATTGGGGGACGGTGATCTGGCTGCCGGCTTTGGTCAGACGGCCGTCCTTTATGCGGTTGTATCAGTCATCGCAATTCTGATCTGCTTTGCTGTAACGCGGGAGCGGGAAAGTGAAGAGGAGCAGAATGAACCATTGCCCAGCCTTAGAGATATTTTCCATATGCTGTCCAAAAACTCTGCTTTCTGGCTGTTATTCACGATTATATTCATTGGCGGCAGTGCAGGCACAATTGCTGGGAAATCGGGATTATATTTCCTGAAATATAATCTGGACGGGGAACATTTAATGGGCCTGTTTGTGGGCAGCTATGCGCTGATCATCGGATTGGCCGTGCCGTTCTGGAGTTGGGTCTCAAAATTGCGAGGCAAGAAATTCGTGCTTCTCACGGCCTTTGTCATAACTATTCTGGTCAATATCGCGCTTTACACACTGATCGATTTTGGACCAGCTGTTGTCCTTCCCTTCATGGTGCTGGGGGCTGTTGGGGTCGGGGCTGTATATCTTGCGATCTCTTCTGCCATGCCGGACACGGTCGAATATGGCGAATGGAAAACCGGCGTGCGTGCCGAAGGCGTGATATATGGGCTGATGGCATTTGGGCAAAAAATGTCCTTGGGCATTGCCACCGGAATATTGGGCGTTGGGCTTGATCTGATCGGATATCGTGCAAATGAAGTGCAAACAGCTGAGGCGGAGCAGGGGCTTCGCTATCTGGTGTCGCTGGTGCCCATGGGATTCTATATTATCTGTCTTTTTCTGGCTTCGCGTTTCGACCTTAATCAGGACAAGCATGCCAAGATTGTGCGTGAAATTGCTGATAGAAAGCGACCGTCCGGGGCAGGGCCGACCAGCGACGGGTAA